In one window of Phyllopteryx taeniolatus isolate TA_2022b chromosome 23, UOR_Ptae_1.2, whole genome shotgun sequence DNA:
- the rbm14b gene encoding RNA-binding protein 14b isoform X2, producing the protein MDKGQTVKLFVGNLALESTQEELSAIFEPYGHVVSCSVLRQFAFVHLQGEGAAERAIRELNGREFRGRNLVVEESRGRPLHSTKVFVGNLSGMCTTEDLQQLFQTFGKVLECDKVKGYAFVHMENKEDALQAIEALHGTSFKGRPLSVELSKVQPSKQTPTGKIPCVNCGKQGHYAGECPVGKPTLEQYQSQAAVLAAAAAAAAGLPLQVQQSVHNSVYNTSTFDPTYAALTGITTGTRTDGNPVNPAVYGALASQVYGANVANQLYGSVANQAALSSGAAQVYSSVAPNLYGQVAANPAAAAAYTTPVYTPSMANSIYLTAAPGIEMQSAAAVNPAYTVAPAMSPAYAHITAMGAADPATAIFEVARQAHYFAQGQQVVAEQQTAAAAKSGERDRSPLRRTASLLPDPVMKPFIYQRAKPRRSLLPTPAGRAAEEASSETAEDHVARYYADYYQQLQQYPHFQYAYPSPGAMSAIPGMQAVPAQPVAALDALRPVVPAAAAVAAAMAAPRVYEPPLPPTTRKESILRRPELSLHTPEPPFR; encoded by the exons ATGGACAAGGGTCAAACGGTGAAGCTGTTTGTGGGCAACCTGGCATTGGAAAGCACCCAGGAGGAGCTGTCGGCCATCTTCGAGCCGTACGGTCACGTGGTCAGCTGCAGCGTGCTGCGGCAGTTCGCCTTCGTGCACCTGCAGGGCGAGGGCGCCGCCGAGCGCGCCATCCGCGAGCTCAACGGGCGCGAGTTCCGCGGGCGCAACTTGGTGGTGGAGGAGTCGCGGGGGCGGCCGCTGCACTCCACCAAAGTGTTTGTGGGGAACCTGAGCGGCATGTGCACCACAGAGGATCTCCAGCAGCTCTTTCAGACTTTTGGGAAAGTGCTGGAATGCGACAAAGTCAAAG GCTACGCCTTCGTGCACATGGAGAACAAGGAAGACGCGCTTCAGGCCATCGAGGCGCTTCACGGCACTTCCTTTAAGGGGCGGCCCCTTTCCGTGGAGCTCTCCAAAGTTCAGCCCAGCAAGCAGACGCCCACCGGGAAGATTCCTTGCGTCAATTGCGGCAAGCAGGGCCACTACGCCGGCGAGTGTCCCGTGGGGAAGCCCACTCTGGAGCAGTACCAGAGTCAGGCGGCCGTACTGGCCGCGGcggcggccgccgccgccggcctCCCTCTCCAAGTGCAGCAGAGCGTGCACAACTCGGTGTACAACACGTCCACCTTCGATCCCACGTACGCCGCCCTCACCGGGATCACCACGGGCACGCGCACCGACGGCAACCCCGTCAACCCGGCGGTCTACGGCGCCCTCGCCAGCCAGGTGTACGGCGCCAACGTGGCCAATCAGCTGTACGGATCGGTGGCCAACCAGGCCGCGCTGTCGTCGGGAGCCGCTCAAGTTTACAGCTCGGTCGCCCCCAACCTCTACGGTCAGGTGGCGGCCAATCCCGCCGCGGCGGCCGCTTACACGACGCCCGTTTACACGCCGTCGATGGCCAACTCCATCTACCTGACCGCCGCGCCCGGGATCGAAATGCAGTCGGCGGCGGCGGTCAACCCCGCCTACACAGTAGCGCCTGCGATGTCGCCCGCCTACGCTCACATCACCGCCATGGGTGCCGCAGACCCCGCGACGGCCATCTTTGAAGTGGCCAGACAGGCCCATTATTTTGCTCAAGGTCAGCAGGTCGTGGCCGAGCAgcagacggcggcggcggccaagTCTGGCGAACGGGACCGCAGTCCGCTCCGACGGACGGCCTCCCTCCTGCCGGACCCCGTCATGAAGCCGTTTATATACCAGCGGGCCAAACCGCGGCGCTCGCTGCTCCCGACGCCCGCCGGCCGCGCCGCCGAGGAGGCGTCGTCGGAGACGGCCGAGGACCACGTGGCAAG ATACTATGCTGACTACTACCAGCAGCTGCAGCAGTACCCTCACTTCCAGTACGCCTACCCCTCCCCCGGGGCCATGAGCGCCATCCCCGGCATGCAGGCGGTGCCCGCCCAGCCCGTGGCCGCGCTGGACGCCCTCAGGCCAGTGgtccccgccgccgccgctgtgGCAGCAGCCATGGCTGCGCCCAGGGTGTATGAGCCGCCGTTGCCGCCGACCACGCGCAAGGAGTCCATCCTCCGCCGCCCCGAACTCTCCCTTCACACGCCTGAGCCCCCCTTCCGATAG
- the rbm14b gene encoding RNA-binding protein 14b isoform X1, with protein MDKGQTVKLFVGNLALESTQEELSAIFEPYGHVVSCSVLRQFAFVHLQGEGAAERAIRELNGREFRGRNLVVEESRGRPLHSTKVFVGNLSGMCTTEDLQQLFQTFGKVLECDKVKARHSSSVGYAFVHMENKEDALQAIEALHGTSFKGRPLSVELSKVQPSKQTPTGKIPCVNCGKQGHYAGECPVGKPTLEQYQSQAAVLAAAAAAAAGLPLQVQQSVHNSVYNTSTFDPTYAALTGITTGTRTDGNPVNPAVYGALASQVYGANVANQLYGSVANQAALSSGAAQVYSSVAPNLYGQVAANPAAAAAYTTPVYTPSMANSIYLTAAPGIEMQSAAAVNPAYTVAPAMSPAYAHITAMGAADPATAIFEVARQAHYFAQGQQVVAEQQTAAAAKSGERDRSPLRRTASLLPDPVMKPFIYQRAKPRRSLLPTPAGRAAEEASSETAEDHVARYYADYYQQLQQYPHFQYAYPSPGAMSAIPGMQAVPAQPVAALDALRPVVPAAAAVAAAMAAPRVYEPPLPPTTRKESILRRPELSLHTPEPPFR; from the exons ATGGACAAGGGTCAAACGGTGAAGCTGTTTGTGGGCAACCTGGCATTGGAAAGCACCCAGGAGGAGCTGTCGGCCATCTTCGAGCCGTACGGTCACGTGGTCAGCTGCAGCGTGCTGCGGCAGTTCGCCTTCGTGCACCTGCAGGGCGAGGGCGCCGCCGAGCGCGCCATCCGCGAGCTCAACGGGCGCGAGTTCCGCGGGCGCAACTTGGTGGTGGAGGAGTCGCGGGGGCGGCCGCTGCACTCCACCAAAGTGTTTGTGGGGAACCTGAGCGGCATGTGCACCACAGAGGATCTCCAGCAGCTCTTTCAGACTTTTGGGAAAGTGCTGGAATGCGACAAAGTCAAAG CCAGGCATTCGTCTTCCGTAGGCTACGCCTTCGTGCACATGGAGAACAAGGAAGACGCGCTTCAGGCCATCGAGGCGCTTCACGGCACTTCCTTTAAGGGGCGGCCCCTTTCCGTGGAGCTCTCCAAAGTTCAGCCCAGCAAGCAGACGCCCACCGGGAAGATTCCTTGCGTCAATTGCGGCAAGCAGGGCCACTACGCCGGCGAGTGTCCCGTGGGGAAGCCCACTCTGGAGCAGTACCAGAGTCAGGCGGCCGTACTGGCCGCGGcggcggccgccgccgccggcctCCCTCTCCAAGTGCAGCAGAGCGTGCACAACTCGGTGTACAACACGTCCACCTTCGATCCCACGTACGCCGCCCTCACCGGGATCACCACGGGCACGCGCACCGACGGCAACCCCGTCAACCCGGCGGTCTACGGCGCCCTCGCCAGCCAGGTGTACGGCGCCAACGTGGCCAATCAGCTGTACGGATCGGTGGCCAACCAGGCCGCGCTGTCGTCGGGAGCCGCTCAAGTTTACAGCTCGGTCGCCCCCAACCTCTACGGTCAGGTGGCGGCCAATCCCGCCGCGGCGGCCGCTTACACGACGCCCGTTTACACGCCGTCGATGGCCAACTCCATCTACCTGACCGCCGCGCCCGGGATCGAAATGCAGTCGGCGGCGGCGGTCAACCCCGCCTACACAGTAGCGCCTGCGATGTCGCCCGCCTACGCTCACATCACCGCCATGGGTGCCGCAGACCCCGCGACGGCCATCTTTGAAGTGGCCAGACAGGCCCATTATTTTGCTCAAGGTCAGCAGGTCGTGGCCGAGCAgcagacggcggcggcggccaagTCTGGCGAACGGGACCGCAGTCCGCTCCGACGGACGGCCTCCCTCCTGCCGGACCCCGTCATGAAGCCGTTTATATACCAGCGGGCCAAACCGCGGCGCTCGCTGCTCCCGACGCCCGCCGGCCGCGCCGCCGAGGAGGCGTCGTCGGAGACGGCCGAGGACCACGTGGCAAG ATACTATGCTGACTACTACCAGCAGCTGCAGCAGTACCCTCACTTCCAGTACGCCTACCCCTCCCCCGGGGCCATGAGCGCCATCCCCGGCATGCAGGCGGTGCCCGCCCAGCCCGTGGCCGCGCTGGACGCCCTCAGGCCAGTGgtccccgccgccgccgctgtgGCAGCAGCCATGGCTGCGCCCAGGGTGTATGAGCCGCCGTTGCCGCCGACCACGCGCAAGGAGTCCATCCTCCGCCGCCCCGAACTCTCCCTTCACACGCCTGAGCCCCCCTTCCGATAG
- the rbm14b gene encoding RNA-binding protein 14b isoform X3: MDKGQTVKLFVGNLALESTQEELSAIFEPYGHVVSCSVLRQFAFVHLQGEGAAERAIRELNGREFRGRNLVVEESRGRPLHSTKVFVGNLSGMCTTEDLQQLFQTFGKVLECDKVKDTMLTTTSSCSSTLTSSTPTPPPGP; encoded by the exons ATGGACAAGGGTCAAACGGTGAAGCTGTTTGTGGGCAACCTGGCATTGGAAAGCACCCAGGAGGAGCTGTCGGCCATCTTCGAGCCGTACGGTCACGTGGTCAGCTGCAGCGTGCTGCGGCAGTTCGCCTTCGTGCACCTGCAGGGCGAGGGCGCCGCCGAGCGCGCCATCCGCGAGCTCAACGGGCGCGAGTTCCGCGGGCGCAACTTGGTGGTGGAGGAGTCGCGGGGGCGGCCGCTGCACTCCACCAAAGTGTTTGTGGGGAACCTGAGCGGCATGTGCACCACAGAGGATCTCCAGCAGCTCTTTCAGACTTTTGGGAAAGTGCTGGAATGCGACAAAGTCAAAG ATACTATGCTGACTACTACCAGCAGCTGCAGCAGTACCCTCACTTCCAGTACGCCTACCCCTCCCCCGGGGCCATGA
- the LOC133472524 gene encoding copper chaperone for superoxide dismutase-like isoform X2 translates to MDAEKPAKLEFAVQMTCEGCRDQVRAALEHKAGVHSVSVDVSEGRVLVETTLNSGEVQALIESTHRRAVLKGMGSLEERDLGAAVAMLAGKWGQVQGVVRFLQLSAERCLIDGTVDGLEPGAHGLHVHALGDLTEDCLSCGEHYNPFGRRHGGPQDSERHVGDLGNIVAGPDGRASFRLEDSQLKVRDVIGRSLVVDAGADDLGRGGHPLSELTGNSGARLACGIIARSAGLFQNPKRVCACDGLTLWEERERPIAGKGRSNL, encoded by the exons ATGGATGCGGAGAAGCCAGCAAAG CTGGAGTTCGCGGTGCAGATGACGTGCGAGGGCTGTCGAGATCAAGTCAGAGCTGCTCTTGAACACAAAGCAG GCGTGCACTCAGTCAGTGTGGACGTCAGCGAGGGACGCGTCCTGGTGGAGACGACCCTGAACAGCGGCGAGGTGCAGGCCCTGATCGAAAGCACCCACCGTCGGGCCGTGCTGAAGGGCATGGGGAGCTTAGAGGAGCGAG ATTTGGGCGCAGCTGTGGCGATGCTGGCCGGCAAGTGGGGGCAGGTCCAAGGAGTGGTGCGCTTCCTGCAGCTGTCCGCTGAACGCTGCCTGATCGACGGGACCGTCGACGGCTTGGAGCCCGGCGCCCACGGCCTCCACGTGCACGCGCTCGGCGACCTCACCGAGGACTGCCTCAG CTGCGGCGAGCACTACAACCCGTTTGGAAGACGCCATGGTGGCCCACAAGATTCTGAGCGG CATGTTGGTGATCTGGGAAATATTGTCGCCGGACCCGATGGCAGAGCGTCGTTCAGACTGGAGGACAGTCAGCTCAAA GTCCGGGACGTGATCGGACGGTCCCTGGTGGTGGACGCCGGGGCGGACGACCTGGGCCGCGGCGGCCATCCGCTCTCCGAACTGACGGGAAACTCGGGCGCCAG GCTAGCGTGCGGGATCATCGCCAGGTCGGCGGGCCTTTTCCAGAACCCCAAGCGAGTGTGCGCCTGCGACGGGCTCACGCTGTGGGAGGAGCGAGAGCGGCCGATTGCCGGGAAAGGGCGGAGCAACCTGTGA
- the LOC133472524 gene encoding copper chaperone for superoxide dismutase-like isoform X1, whose amino-acid sequence MDAEKPAKLEFAVQMTCEGCRDQVRAALEHKAGVHSVSVDVSEGRVLVETTLNSGEVQALIESTHRRAVLKGMGSLEERDLGAAVAMLAGKWGQVQGVVRFLQLSAERCLIDGTVDGLEPGAHGLHVHALGDLTEDCLSCGEHYNPFGRRHGGPQDSERHVGDLGNIVAGPDGRASFRLEDSQLKVRARTHARVQFWSLSTTVSVTPPQVRDVIGRSLVVDAGADDLGRGGHPLSELTGNSGARLACGIIARSAGLFQNPKRVCACDGLTLWEERERPIAGKGRSNL is encoded by the exons ATGGATGCGGAGAAGCCAGCAAAG CTGGAGTTCGCGGTGCAGATGACGTGCGAGGGCTGTCGAGATCAAGTCAGAGCTGCTCTTGAACACAAAGCAG GCGTGCACTCAGTCAGTGTGGACGTCAGCGAGGGACGCGTCCTGGTGGAGACGACCCTGAACAGCGGCGAGGTGCAGGCCCTGATCGAAAGCACCCACCGTCGGGCCGTGCTGAAGGGCATGGGGAGCTTAGAGGAGCGAG ATTTGGGCGCAGCTGTGGCGATGCTGGCCGGCAAGTGGGGGCAGGTCCAAGGAGTGGTGCGCTTCCTGCAGCTGTCCGCTGAACGCTGCCTGATCGACGGGACCGTCGACGGCTTGGAGCCCGGCGCCCACGGCCTCCACGTGCACGCGCTCGGCGACCTCACCGAGGACTGCCTCAG CTGCGGCGAGCACTACAACCCGTTTGGAAGACGCCATGGTGGCCCACAAGATTCTGAGCGG CATGTTGGTGATCTGGGAAATATTGTCGCCGGACCCGATGGCAGAGCGTCGTTCAGACTGGAGGACAGTCAGCTCAAAGTACGCGCACGCACTCACGCACGTGTACAATTTTGGAGTCTGTCTACAACGGTGTCGGTGACCCCGCCGCAGGTCCGGGACGTGATCGGACGGTCCCTGGTGGTGGACGCCGGGGCGGACGACCTGGGCCGCGGCGGCCATCCGCTCTCCGAACTGACGGGAAACTCGGGCGCCAG GCTAGCGTGCGGGATCATCGCCAGGTCGGCGGGCCTTTTCCAGAACCCCAAGCGAGTGTGCGCCTGCGACGGGCTCACGCTGTGGGAGGAGCGAGAGCGGCCGATTGCCGGGAAAGGGCGGAGCAACCTGTGA
- the gal3st3 gene encoding galactose-3-O-sulfotransferase 3, whose product MRMSQKKMLLAFSAVTTVTLLMRCGGRWSRTADRLRSECPALRPHPAAGPKAKHTNVAFLKTHKTASSTVQNLLFRFAERNNLTVALPTQACGHQFCYPRPFDGHFVHPHTLPPNVISNHMRYNAAELRRLMPNDTRYVTILREPAAMFESLFSYYNQHCKTFKRVPKGSLDAFLERPWRYYRPQDQGSMYARNTLTFDLGGDKDRPATDAAYARSFAAEVERVFSLVMIAEHFDESLVLLRHILSWDLDDVVYVKLNMRAPASKRRLTPGLAGKIRTWNWIDAHLYDHFNASLWRRLAALGSACVDREVRLLRVAKERLLRGCFGGQRPLLRLAGQIQNKDLRPWQPSAKVGIMGYDLPANLSSGFSSSARELCLKLVMAEVQYTRILLRSQSVRYHRPRLSLRSRPVPDASTGPTTASGLRSLYNRAS is encoded by the exons ATGAGGATGTCGCAGAAGAAAATGTTGCTGGCCTTCAGCGCCGTCACGACGGTGACTCTGCTGATGCGCTGCGGCGGCCGTTGGAGCCG GACCGCAGACCGTCTTCGGTCCGAGTGCCCCGCCCTTCGCCCCCATCCCGCCGCGGGTCCGAAGGCCAAGCACACCAACGTGGCCTTCCTGAAAACCCACAAGACCGCCAGCAGCACCGTGCAGAACCTTCTGTTCCGCTTTGCCGAGCGCAACAACCTGACGGTGGCGCTGCCCACGCAGGCGTGCGGCCACCAGTTCTGCTACCCGAGACCCTTCGACGGGCACTTCGTACACCCGCACACGCTGCCGCCCAACGTCATCAGCAACCACATGCGCTACAACGCCGCCGAGCTGCGCCGCCTCATGCCCAACGACACGCGCTACGTCACCATCCTGAGGGAGCCCGCTGCCATGTTTGAGTCCCTGTTCAGTTACTACAACCAGCACTGTAAAACCTTCAAGAGAGTCCCCAAGGGCTCGCTGGACGCCTTCTTGGAGCGGCCTTGGCGCTACTATCGCCCGCAAGACCAGGGCTCCATGTACGCCCGCAACACGCTGACCTTTGACCTCGGGGGCGACAAGGACCGCCCCGCGACGGACGCGGCGTACGCGCGCTCCTTCGCAGCCGAGGTGGAGCGAGTCTTCTCCTTGGTGATGATCGCCGAGCACTTTGACGAGTCGCTGGTTCTCCTGCGTCACATCCTCTCCTGGGACCTGGACGACGTGGTCTACGTGAAGCTCAACATGCGCGCGCCCGCTTCCAAGCGCCGCCTGACCCCGGGCCTCGCGGGGAAAATCCGCACGTGGAATTGGATAGACGCGCACCTCTACGATCACTTCAACGCTTCGCTGTGGCGCCGGCTGGCGGCTCTGGGTTCGGCCTGCGTGGACCGGGAGGTCCGCCTGCTGCGTGTCGCCAAAGAGAGGCTGCTGCGCGGCTGCTTCGGCGGCCAGCGGCCTCTTCTCCGATTAGCGGGGCAGATCCAGAACAAGGACCTGCGGCCCTGGCAGCCCAGCGCCAAAGTCGGCATCATGGGCTACGACCTCCCCGCCAATCTGAGCAGCGGGTTCTCGAGCTCCGCAAGAGAACTCTGCCTGAAGCTCGTCATGGCCGAGGTCCAGTACACGAGGATTCTGCTGCGCTCACAATCCGTTCGGTACCACCGGCCACGACTCTCGCTGCGCTCGCGCCCGGTTCCGGATGCTTCTACAGGCCCGACCACCGCGTCAGGACTAAGATCTCTGTACAACCGGGCCTCGTAa